The Gordonia mangrovi genome includes the window ATGCGGGTCTCGGCAGGCTTCTTGGTCAGCGGACGGTCCGGGAAGATGTTGATCCACACCTTGCCGCCACGCTTGATGTGCCGGTTGATGGCGATACGAGCGGACTCGATCTGACGGTTGGTGATGTACGCACCCTCCAGAGCCTGGATGCCGTAGTCACCGAACGTCACCTTGGTGCCGCCCTTGGCCTGGCCCTTCAGGCTGGGGTGATGCTGCTTGCGGTGCTTGACCCGACGGGGGATCAGCATGATCAGCCCTCCTGCTTCTCAGTGGCCGCACCAGCACCCGCGGTCGCTTCTGCCGGAGCCTCCGCCGCGCGTCCCGCGTCGGTGCTCGTGGCAGTGGTGCCCGAGGCACCGCTGCGACGGGGCCGGCTGGGCCGGCGGGGACGACGGTCCTCGGTGGCCGGCGCAGCTGCACTGAGCTCACGCTTGCCGCCGACGATGTCGCCCTTGTAGATCCAGACCTTCACGCCGATGCGGCCGAAGGTGGTCTTGGCTTCGTAGAGTCCGTAGTCGATGTCGGCGCGCAGCGTGTGCAGCGGCACGCGTCCCTCGCGGTAGAACTCACTGCGGCTCATCTCTGCGCCGCCCAGGCGACCCGAGCACTGGACCCGGATGCCCTTCACGTTCGGCTGACGCATCGCCGACTGGATCGCCTTGCGCATCGCGCGGCGGAACGCCACACGGTTGCTCAGCTGCTCGGCGACGCCCTGGGCCACCAGCTGGGCCTCGGACTCTGCGTTCTTCACCTCGAGGATGTTCAGCTGCACCTGCTTGCCGGTCAGCTTCTCCAGGTCGCCACGGATCCGGTCGGCCTCGGCGCCGCGGCGACCGATGACGATGCCCGGACGGGCGGTGTGGATGTCGACGCGAACCCGGTCACGGGTGCGCTCGATCTCCACCTTGGCGATGCCGGCGCGCTCGAGTCCGGTGGACAGGAGCTTGCGGATGGCGACATCCTCTTTCACGTAGTCCGCATACTGCTTGTCGGCATACCACCGCGAACTCCAGTCGGTGGTGATGCCCAGACGGAAGCCGTGCGGGTTGATTTTCTGGCCCACTACTGAGCTCCCTTCTTCGGCTGACGTGAGCGTCCGCGGCCACCGGCGGCCTTCTCGGGAAGGCTCTCGACGACGACGGTGATGTGGCTGGTGCGCTTGCGGATGCGGAACGCACGAC containing:
- the rplP gene encoding 50S ribosomal protein L16, whose product is MLIPRRVKHRKQHHPSLKGQAKGGTKVTFGDYGIQALEGAYITNRQIESARIAINRHIKRGGKVWINIFPDRPLTKKPAETRMGSGKGSPEWWVAPVKPGRVLFEMTYPNEETAREALRRAQHKLPIKTRIVTREEQF
- the rpsC gene encoding 30S ribosomal protein S3; translation: MGQKINPHGFRLGITTDWSSRWYADKQYADYVKEDVAIRKLLSTGLERAGIAKVEIERTRDRVRVDIHTARPGIVIGRRGAEADRIRGDLEKLTGKQVQLNILEVKNAESEAQLVAQGVAEQLSNRVAFRRAMRKAIQSAMRQPNVKGIRVQCSGRLGGAEMSRSEFYREGRVPLHTLRADIDYGLYEAKTTFGRIGVKVWIYKGDIVGGKRELSAAAPATEDRRPRRPSRPRRSGASGTTATSTDAGRAAEAPAEATAGAGAATEKQEG